CAGTGCctggctgtgagcacaggtcccactacaGGACGTCGGGccttcatgccaccctcatggagtctgtttctgacagtttggtcagaaacatgcacaccagtagcccgctggaggtgattttgtagggctctggcagtgctcctcctgttcctccccaCACAAAGGAgaagataccggtcctgctgctgggctgatgcccttctacggccctgtccagctctccttgtgtaaaggcccatctcctggtatctcctccatgctcttgagactgtactggaagacacagcaaaccttcttgcaacggcacgtatggatgtgccatcctgcaggagctggacaacctgtgcaacctgaatgggctgcaggtactgcctcatgctaccagtagcgacaagcaaaatgcaaaactagagaaaaatcagtcaggaaggataaggagagagcaattgtctgtggctaccacctgcaaaaccattccctttttggtggttgtcttgctgtggcctctccagtgcacctgttgtaactttcatttgcaccaaaacaggtgacatagATTTACAATCGCTTatgattcctaactggacagtttgatatccctgaagtttaattgtcTCTGTGTTATACTGAGATTATTATTTGTTCGCTAAATTCTTTTGAACAGTAAGGAAGGACCGAGATTTGTGAGAGTGAGAAGCATAATTCCTGTTAAGAATTGATTAGTGATTATTTTGTCGAATCACGATTGGGCAAAGGCGGTGCTTAAACTGAAGGCTGTGTATATAGCTTGATTTGGCCACTGATCAGAGTATGCCTCTGACTGTATACAGCAcaaacatttgctaaattactttTCTTATAACCAGTTGGCCAACATGCTAAAACATTCCTGTCCttaatttaaatttttatgCACAATTGTGAAATGAAGGTAAGGAACACAGACACTTCTAAGATTGGAAGTAGCTTTATATAAAATATCTTCACAAACTTACATATCACATCCCTCTTTGTGTATTCTGAGTAATTTTTCCATGACGGgacaaaaataacatcaaacaaacattattgtttggaatttaaaaaaaaatgcagcacACAGCTACGAGCACAGCAAACAAGTCACAGAGCTGACCAAATTTTGTGAAATTTCATTTCTGTGATTCAGAGATACAGGATTTGTTGTCATGGCTACCAGCATGATGCAGACATATCTGACACATTATAAATAACTGACATCACATGAGGAAAACTACTCCAGACAATTTCCAAGCTGCACCTTCAATATTCTACTACaacaataattttaaaaagGAAGTTGAAAGACAGTTTAAAGGTGATATCCCAAAACTGCTACCACTTTGTGGTTGTCAGCTGAATTACACCTACTGCGCAATCAAACCAACTGTCCTCCACTCACTTCCCTTTGCCTTCTGGTCCAGCttacaaaaactgcaaaaaatatatttggggatattttttggttttaaaaTACGATTAAGATGGCACAATGATTAAGTCCTTGCTTTCTTACAGAAATTATGTGAACTGTGCATACTTTTAGTAACCAAGGCAGGACAGAGGGATTGCTTCTCCCCTTTTGCATTGCTTGTTGGAGGGGAGTTGATGCGTGTGTTAGTAAGGCCAACAGAAGAGAGGATGGTGCAGCTTTTGACACAGGACATTTTCTCATATTACATTACATAATGCCTctttaaatgaattacaaatatcaCCCATTTATTTTCTGGTGAGGGtgtgaaacattatttttaattgaaccATTATTTTTGATAGGAATTGTTTTAAATCCTATTAAACCATACATTGACTGAGAGAAGCCACCCTGCCATAAATGTCTTGTACTCAGGAAAGTGACTTTGATTATTTTACTTTGCCGTTTCCGTCTTATTGTTGCATGACCCCTGGCAGTCCAGAAATCCAGAGGTTACCACAACTTGGTAGCAAAACTTTCCAAACATCCTCCTGTTAGCATGACATAAGGAATATTGAACATTTGTCTTGGATCCAGCAGCGGGTTTaattaaacagacagaaagcAGAGGCGAGTTGTGGGGAGATGAGGCGGATGTGCTCATCTCTAAACTGACCCGTTGAGAGAAACAAGAAACGGTTTTATCAGAACTAAATGGGCACAGAACTCTGGGGTGCTGTCTGATTGCACTTGTGCAtgcgtttgtgcgtgtgtgcgtgcatgagTGGGCCATGGTGGTTTTAGGACAGGGGGAGACAAGCTGATAACACAGTGACAACATGTCCAAGGAGATTCCCTACTGATTCCCAGCAGATCTCTGACAGATTAACGCCTCCTGAACAATGAGAAGAGAGCTGAGAGGgtttcctctgtgttgtgcACGTTTGTGGCATACACATCCTCATGCACCTTTTCCACAAGTCAATGTGTGGGCCCCTGGCCCAGGGAATGTTCCCAGCATTCCCCTGAGTGCTTCTAacccccaaaacacatgcatacatttggCTAAAAACTTATATAAAGATGCATTTAGtgatatttacatttaagtaatttagaaGACAATTTAGTTTCATCAGTTTTTTGTGATTTTATTATAAGACTTTATTTAGCAAGATAAGTAtttgagaacacattctctttTACAATTATGACACTGACTAGCAGTGATGTCAGttgtaaacaaaaataaactacaatTCTGCTCTGGTTAATTTTCTGATCTGCTTCACCAAAGGGACCACACAGAGATTCAAAAAGGGAAGTAGGAACCACTCAACCTTTcatatcagccaatcagaaccaAATGTGAGCATCCAACCAGGGCACAACCTTTCATATCTGCTATCTGGCTCCTGTTGAAATACACCAACATAAATACATTCATTGATTTCATCACATAGTAAATGGAATGGCACAAAGGGGCTCGTTGTTTCAATTTCAGAGAGCTGTGTTCATATTTACTATGAGTCTTCAACAAATGTGCAGTATCGAATCCAGGTGTATCAGGTTCGGCTTTCATTGGCAGGTCGGGTGGCATCTGATGGCATCTCATTATCAATTATGTGGTGGCATAAATCAGacgatgtgtgtgtgatgtgtgtgtatgtgtgatgtgtgtgtatgtgtgatgtcTATTTACGGTGATGGAAGATGGAGAGAGCTGTGCGGTAGAAGTGTGACAAGACCTGTTAGGACACCTGTTATAGTGCAAGCTATCCGTCTTCAACTTCTCTtcactcctccccctccccacgtTCTGCAAACACCTCTTCCACCCAACCACCCCCGCCCAAAGCAGGTGTAGGAGTAACCACCCCCTCCTAGACTAAACACTCATAGAATCAAACAGATTTCAATTTCCTAAAGATTGTGTAGGCCAGTTAattgcactgtgtgtgtttttattgtttttccatTCATTTACCTGCCAATTTAtctgttaatgcatttgtttgttcatttatGTGGTTACGTTTCtatatctgtttttattagtgtctttatttatttttattttggggtgGAGGGGAGACATTTCAGTAATGAGTACAcagtataaataaatgtacGAGCATTAGATTATTGTAACctacaaaaaaactacaaatacTATAATAGAATATCCTGAATAGTCTTTTTTTCCCAGTCAATTTACAGTAGAGGTTGAATTTACGTACTAAGTCGATCGGTAACCCTTTTCCCGTGACTGTGACCAAGTTCAGGCCCTAACAGCCAGTCTGTGTCTTGGGACCTAAGCAGAGTGCTAACACATATACGCCTTCCGTACCAGTGATTTAAACTAACACTGCTGCCTCACAACTCAACACAAAGGACTCCGCAAACGCATTGTGCAATTCCCAAGAAAGCCGCCCACAGACATTTCTACAGCGTGTCTGGCGACGAGCAGCTCGACAGTGTGTCAGAACTCGCTTGGAAGGCGGACAGTTTGTGCTGCTACGCCAAGGACAGGAAGTGCTCgcggagggacaggaagtgCTCACCGCTGCAGTAGTCGAGGCTGGAACTGAGATAATGCCATTGTGTAAGCAAGCTGAGTGACCTCTCCCTGAGCGCGGAGCCCAGAGGCTGGCGTCGAGCGCCCTGGCCCCCACCCATCACCAGACTCCCCAGgcacgggggggtgggggggtgttgggAGGAGGGGACGCGGAGCGTGTCACCCGCccaacccccccctcccacttCTCCTTTGGGCGGACTCTGAACTTCACCTTGTAGAGGAAATGTGGCCACGACTCCAGACATGATGACTTCTCCGATCAAACGAGCCTTTTCTCTCTCACGCATACAAGGAgtcatgtccacacacacacacacaggtgcatgCGCACTCCCACACACgctgccacacacactctaatGGGACCACAGGGAGAAACCGTATCAGTTCAATATGGTAACACCAGATGACAGTATTATAGCTCAGATCCTGTCCTTGTGCTTGGCTAGGGCAATAAAAGACCCCGCATCCCTTACCCCcacccaacacaaacacacacacacacacacacaccccacccagAAGCGGGTCAGCCAGTGTGCACCGGAGCCCGTGCTTGTATCGGGACGGGGGCACGGAGGGGTTGCATAAGCATCTCTCATATTTCTGTCAGCCCTCTTTGACCTGCCAGAGGAAAGCCTCGGGTCCGACGCGCCGCTTCTGACTGGTTTTGCAGGGCACGATGGCAACGGCCGAGGACAGACAAAGAAAAGGCAAGAGCCGGCGGGTTAAGCCCCGCCGATAGCCACAGGGACCCCCGCAGACTCTGGCCGGTGTTTCCATTCCTGACCTCTGCATACACGGCTTGTTTCTCGACTGCTTCTTAAAATATTCAAACAGTGTCAGATGGGTGTGCTGATACTGAACAGGGTCATCTGGCCACAGCTCATTCAGTCCACGGTAACTCTCTCACCGCTCCCCGTTCTCCCGTTTTATCTCAGTCAGGGACCCGGCGCCGGTGTCACCGGGTGAGGCACAATGTTCCGTCATTACATTATTTGTCGAGGAGGGGATCTCATACGGTCGTGTCTGGCCTCAGCTAAAAAAGAAGAAGTGATTTTTCTGAAGTTTGAAATACTTCCTAAAATTGCCATGTTCAAACATATTCACTTctttttattcataattttcAGTGCAAACATACTTTTTCATTGACTGGGGGATTCAATTTACACTTACGTTCTTGCACATATTTTGTGTGGAGGAGAGCATTGTAGAGACGGCTTGTGTGGTTTGCACCTGTGAATGAGTTCACCTGAAACAGGACCGTAGAAAAACATGAGGTGTTATGCATCCTGGGGAAACTCTTATTAGTCGAAAACCCTATCATAACAGAACAAAAGCAAtatgctttttgttttttattggtGACGAGTAATGATTGAATGGGATTTCAATAAAAGACTGCCGTCGGACAACCTTGTCTTGGTCCCTCAGTACGCACCACAGTAATGAACGTGATCTCACAGCGCATGTCGTGGTTATCGGCTGTCGTGGGGGAGATTAACGTCTGTTTGTGAAATGAAAGTAAACATCTGAAAATGAAAGTACAAAATGAAAACTCAAAAATGTCTATGGGTGACGTGAAAGTAAACGtctgtgtgaaaatgtaaatagtcaGGGTAAAGTTTATGGTTAGGAATAATGTTAAGGGATATATTGAGAGATAGGTCATAGTCAAGGTTAAGGGTTAGCATCAAGAGTTAGGATTCTttttaaggttaggtattaatTCTGAATGGTTATGGTAAGGGATAACATTTTGGAGTGGGTTAAAATGAGAGGAATGGAAAATGGTGGTAGACatactaaaaataacatttagggATTTGACCCTTAGTTCCTTTGGAGTCAAAGTCTGTGGGTTAACTGGCCACTGACTAAAGACATATGGCCGGTTTTCATGTCATATATAGACGTTTTCCCACctgaatatacatttaatatggAGCCCTATGTGGCGTGTGAACTGGCTCCAGTAATCATCACTTCTTGTGGCCCCTGTGTACCCTTTAACAGTGATGCAGCACTTCTTACAACAAGAGCCAATTGATGGGTGTTCATTTAATCTCGACTGTTCGCAAATATAGTGTATTCACCACCATCCCGTATACGAATGTATAATCCCCAGTTAACGCGTCTTTTGATCAACCTAATTTACATCCAGCCACGGTCTTTGACTGTGAACGCTGACAGACTCCGTCAAAATGATGTAGCACTATAGAAAAAACATCTCATACATAAACCTGAACTTCCAGTTACGAATCTATCATCCCAATACACAGATGAAAGAGTCCATGTGTATTTGACCAACGCCTGAGAAACTTCTACGAGTGAACGTGACTTCAAGTACAGGTGGTAAGCGAGACCTTAAACATTACGAGCATTTAAAGCAATGGTGAATGCGTCTCGCGCCACAGCCTAATATTGCGTTGTGCATTAGTAGGGCGATGTAGTTATGGACATTTTTTATATCAAATATAGCAAACTTATTTTCCTATAAAATAGTCTAATGTTATATTTGATAACCGCATGCTTTTTCCTATATAATAATTATTCTAGTTCTGGTAGTTTTGAGTTCCTAAAAGAAAGAGTATAATTTTCAGGAGACAGTGTTGGCCACCACGGGTGGTATTGCGCTCCCAACAAGGGTGGAAGGCGGGATACTTGaaactttttacacctctgtgGTAATGGACACACCCACCCTATTGTGATTGGTTGTCTATATGCCCTTATAATATCTCCACCTCAGGGAAAGATAGTCAGTCAGTTCTAGTTTAGTCAGCTTCTGGCTATTATCTAACAGTGGCGAATATTTTCCATTCAGCTTCAGTCTGGACTTGTTACTCTTGCGTTTTTAACTTTAATTTTAAATTACAAGTCCACAGTACGTTGCACTtctgatcttcgtttgtttgcGCGACTTGCTACCCGGTCGGTGTCGATAGCTCGCAGCTGGACAGAGATGAGTAGTCCCGATGCGGGTTACGCCAGCGACGATCAGACCCAGGCTAGGTGCGCGTTGTCAGTCATGATGCCTGGAATGGGACACTGTCAATGGGCAGACCCCCTGAGCCCTTTGGGAGACACCAAAGGAAAGAGCGAGTCGTGTGCTTCCAGCTCCGGGAACCAGAATCGCGGGAAGACTGAGCCGCGGATCCGGCGACCCATGAATGCGTTTATGGTGTGGGCAAAGGATGAGCGCAAGCGACTGGCACAACAAAATCCGGACCTGCACAATGCGGAGTTGAGCAAAATGTTGGGTAagacaatacaaacacatagtAGTTTAAACTGATCGTATAAGCCGGTATTTATAAAGACCATGTGCATTTCATATGAAGTATTTCCATAATAATAAGTGACCAAAAGCTTAGAGAATTATCAATTTAAGCAGACTGTTGTAATTACGCGAAAGCATAATCCATCTTTTTTTTGCCTAATTACGATTTTATGcctactttattttattttgaatgcacagagcaTAATTCCCTTCAAACCAAACCAACTGCACTTACTCAGGCTATTGACATAATTTGAGTAGGCAACTAGGATAATATAATTTccaaattatataatataatagacCTAAATGTAGAGCTAATATAATTTTGAAATGAGCCACAACAATGACTGCTTTTGATCAGGAATACTATGGCCTAGTGATGTCATGAAATCCCTGTTCTCCGGTTGTTACTAAATTGGCAATGAGCTATTTCGGTGCACATCACCAGACCACATGCCTGATGTCACTGTGTGACTAAACTGATCTCTGTTCTTGATCTGCAGGGAAGTCGTGGAAAGCCCTCCCTGTGTCTGAGAAGCGTCCCTTCGTCGAAGAGGCCGAGAGGCTCCGCGTTCAGCACATGCAGGACCATCCCAACTACAAGTACAGGCCACGGCGGCGGAAGCAGGTGAAGAGGATTAAACGCCTGGACTCAGGGTTCCTGGTCCACGGCGTGTCCGACCACCAGAGCAACTCCCTGGGCGTGGACGGCCGGGTGTGCATGGAGGGCCTCGGACTGGGCTACCACCACGAGCATGGCTACCAGGTGTCTCCCCAGTCCCTCGGACACTACCGCGACGCCCAGGCCCTCGGGGGGCCTTCCTACGAGCCCTACAACCTGCCCACCCCGGACACGTCCCCCCTGGACGCGGTGGAGAACGACTCCATGTTCTTCCCCGGCCACTCTCAGGAGGAGTGCCACGTGATGCAGGGGTACGCCTACCACACCCAGGGGGCAGAGTACCCCCAGGACCCCCACCCTAACCACCATGCCAACCCCATGCTCCACAGACACTTCTCGCCCCCAAGCGAGCAGCAGCAACAGGTCTCCCAGGCCGGCCCCGTCCCCCCCACCTTCAACCAGCTGGCCATGTATTACAGCCAGCACTGCAGCCCCAGCCACTCCAAGCGACACCTAGGCCACGGGGCAGGACAGCTCTCCCCTCCCCCAGACTCCCACCCTCATTCTGGAGACCAGGTGGATCAGATGCACCCCTCAGAGCTGATAGGGGAGCTGGACCGCAGTGAGTTTGAGCAGTACCTGAACTCCTCCAGACCCGGGGACATGACAGGCGTGTCTTACGGGGCGCACGAGGCCAACATGCAGGGACCCGAGAGCCTGATATCCTCTGTGCTGTCCGACGCCAGCACAGTGTTCTACTGCAACTACAACTCCTAACCTTCTGTTCTGCTGCCTAGTGTTGAAACTATCACAGCACATAACCCGACCTCAAATGTCTCTCCGTCTTCTTTGTCTATTtttgtcctctgtctctccctcttctgcctctctctcagtctctctctttctttctctttcatttggAGACCAGTGGGAACAGTGAGAGCTCTTTAATTTTAGGGTTTAAATGcagtatgttgttttgtgtgtgtgtgaaggacgTTCAATGTGAGCCGAGAAGCCGTAGAAAGTTTTGAATTGTGTTAACGATTGTTCACATGCTGGTTTCAGACTTTTTTGTTGTTCCCTTCTTTTTTTGAAGAGGAAACATTTTGTgatattaaataatgtacagTTACTATTATTGAAGGCTTTATGTATAGATGTTTTTATACTTTTgcacttttgaaaaataaagttttgaaCCAAAAGGAAGGTTTcctttatgttttttttggttgaaGTTGTTTACATCACTTGTTATATTAAcacagaaattattattttaaagcacCTGCTTAATAATAGGCACATTTAGTTATTTGTAttgcttttaaaatgtgttcaaactttATTATCCATCAGACGAATAACATTCATAAAGGTTTACATTAGTAGTTTCCCAATTTATTTCATGACCAAAGTATATGATCTATATAACCCTTACCCTATATTATATGTGAAAAATCATCAGCACACCTTCAATTTAAAGCCatttgtacatttatatttgaagGTACAGTGTATAATGGCAGTGTTGAACAACACTGTGGAGAGTCTCACCTGGTAACAGAGTTAGTCAACAGTGGAAGGCTCTGGTCTGGCTTCCTGTCCCGGTTACATTAGAGGTGATCTCAGGGCTGACTTACACATGGCGCCTTGTTTTCGCACAGTTTATGTCCCGGACATCCTGTCTGTAAATTATTTAGTCTCCCCTGATTAATGGAAGAGGCCATTACATATTAGTGTATTTACTACACCTATGTCAGACAATGGAGAGTCATACAATATTAGATATATTCATATAAATATACTATATTTGATAGCCAAATAAGGggattttgtttattataagaTTATCAGCCGACTATCAACCGGATAGATTAATTCAGAAAACCTTTTTATGCGGAAAGGATGAGGAAGGTGATTTTCAAGCACACAACGACAAATCTTATTTCTGAACAAGAGGGTACCGTTTCATAAATAAAGATGCTCCTTTCAAAAGGAAGAGGTTCTTCTCAGAAAGGTCGATCACTCTGACCCTGGAATCCATTTTTAGTATTTAAGAGGAAGCATGTTTCAGGGACTTACAGTCCTCGACTTTGTTCATTTCCAATGTTTGGAAATCTCGCCCATCTAATACAAGCAGCATTTGGAGCTCAAGGTAAATATGTCCAGGTCTTCCCACGCTTCCAATGATGATGTCATTTAGGAGATTGGAAAATctctgaaaataataaaatcattattattcattaataGAACCATATCCATTGTGTGCAAGTTGCTCTGTCCCTGGCCTATATTATtcataaatatatgtatatattttattacacaTTGTGCTGTTTTAATTTACTGAAAACATAAAAGATGGTAATTAATTCAGCACGGCTTAATAaggacacattttctttctgctGTATAATTTAACCACCACGGTAAGTACTGTCTAATCCCCAAACCACCACCAATACACACAAGAACCAGGCAAAATAAAAACGTCCTGCAGGTGAAAAATGTCCTCCCTTATGTAGCAGGTGACACACTTCCCCTAGGAATAAGCTAGTGGGAATCCAGTCTAAATGGTGTAAATCTGTTTAAATTCTGTTTGCAGCTAGCTTTAGCTTTAGCCTTTTGGTTGCGGTAGCCAACGGCTGGTATAACAACCGGCTCAGACCAATATCTTCATCGCAACAGCACTCAGGATCAGCAGAATTGTTGGTTGggcatgtggggggggggggggggggggttcacctGTGTGGTGGGGTGGTTTTAATCTCTCCCCACAGGGCCAGGGGGTTAAATGTAGTGTTCCTGTTTATGGGAGAGCTGGTGAGCGTCCTTAGGCCCGTCTGACCGGACAGCAAGTGACTGGCCGGGCTGAGAGAGGACGAGAGGGGAGC
The Esox lucius isolate fEsoLuc1 chromosome 21, fEsoLuc1.pri, whole genome shotgun sequence DNA segment above includes these coding regions:
- the sox17 gene encoding transcription factor SOX-17; this encodes MSSPDAGYASDDQTQARCALSVMMPGMGHCQWADPLSPLGDTKGKSESCASSSGNQNRGKTEPRIRRPMNAFMVWAKDERKRLAQQNPDLHNAELSKMLGKSWKALPVSEKRPFVEEAERLRVQHMQDHPNYKYRPRRRKQVKRIKRLDSGFLVHGVSDHQSNSLGVDGRVCMEGLGLGYHHEHGYQVSPQSLGHYRDAQALGGPSYEPYNLPTPDTSPLDAVENDSMFFPGHSQEECHVMQGYAYHTQGAEYPQDPHPNHHANPMLHRHFSPPSEQQQQVSQAGPVPPTFNQLAMYYSQHCSPSHSKRHLGHGAGQLSPPPDSHPHSGDQVDQMHPSELIGELDRSEFEQYLNSSRPGDMTGVSYGAHEANMQGPESLISSVLSDASTVFYCNYNS